The following proteins come from a genomic window of Winogradskyella sp. PC-19:
- a CDS encoding DUF2752 domain-containing protein, translated as MLPCVNKTLFGFDCMGCGIQRSINLLIHGEFVAAFFMYPAIYPLIGLFVIIGINIFKKIKNFNKIITILGVITVSTIIVSFVIKTFIN; from the coding sequence ATGTTACCATGCGTTAACAAAACACTATTTGGTTTTGACTGTATGGGTTGTGGTATTCAAAGATCAATAAATCTATTAATACATGGAGAGTTTGTCGCGGCATTTTTTATGTATCCAGCAATTTATCCATTGATAGGATTGTTTGTGATTATAGGAATTAACATTTTCAAAAAAATAAAAAATTTCAATAAAATTATTACTATTTTGGGCGTAATTACAGTTTCGACTATTATAGTATCGTTTGTAATAAAAACCTTTATCAACTAA
- a CDS encoding cysteine desulfurase family protein, giving the protein MKNIYLDNAATTALRPEVIEKMTDVLQNNYGNASSTHSFGRSSKSIMEKCRKNIASYFNVSTAEIIFTSGGTEADNLALRSAVRDLGVNEIITSKIEHHAVLHTATQLQTEYNIKVSYVQLDKNGTVDYNHLETLLSSDSKKLVSLMHINNEIGNILDIKRVGDMCKANNALFHTDTVQSVGHYHLDLQDIQVDFLAASAHKFHGPKGVGFCFVRAASGLKPLIFGGEQERGYRAGTESLHNIVGMDEALKFAYQNLEVESKHIKSLKRYFIDSLNKKLVGCHFNGTSGDIEKSTYTLINVCLPLPPEKAAMLQFQLDLKGIACSKGSACQSGSSMASHVLSAFLPEDRLQRPSVRFSLSKYNTKDEIDYVVDTLCEFAKS; this is encoded by the coding sequence ATGAAAAATATTTATCTCGATAACGCAGCAACTACAGCTTTGCGTCCCGAAGTGATTGAAAAAATGACTGACGTTTTGCAAAATAATTACGGTAATGCATCGTCAACTCATAGTTTTGGACGTTCGTCAAAATCTATTATGGAGAAATGCAGAAAAAACATTGCTTCATATTTTAATGTTTCAACAGCCGAAATCATATTTACGTCTGGCGGAACAGAAGCTGATAATTTGGCGTTAAGAAGTGCAGTTAGAGATTTGGGAGTTAACGAGATTATTACATCAAAAATTGAGCATCACGCTGTTTTACATACTGCAACACAACTACAAACCGAGTATAATATCAAAGTATCATATGTTCAATTAGATAAAAATGGAACAGTAGATTATAATCATCTTGAGACGTTGTTGAGTAGTGACTCTAAAAAGTTAGTTAGTCTAATGCATATCAATAATGAGATAGGAAATATTTTAGATATTAAACGTGTAGGTGATATGTGTAAGGCTAATAATGCACTGTTTCACACAGACACTGTACAATCCGTTGGACATTACCATTTGGATTTGCAAGACATCCAAGTTGATTTTTTAGCTGCAAGTGCTCATAAATTTCATGGTCCAAAAGGTGTTGGTTTTTGTTTTGTAAGGGCAGCATCTGGACTTAAACCTTTAATTTTTGGTGGAGAGCAGGAGCGAGGCTATCGTGCAGGAACAGAGAGTTTGCATAATATTGTTGGTATGGATGAAGCTTTAAAATTCGCCTATCAAAACCTTGAAGTTGAAAGTAAACATATTAAGAGTCTTAAGCGATATTTTATAGATAGCTTAAATAAAAAATTAGTGGGTTGCCATTTTAATGGGACGTCAGGCGATATAGAAAAAAGCACCTATACTTTGATAAACGTTTGCTTGCCTTTACCACCAGAAAAAGCAGCAATGTTACAGTTTCAATTAGATTTAAAAGGTATTGCGTGTTCTAAAGGTAGTGCTTGTCAAAGCGGCAGTTCAATGGCATCACATGTCTTATCTGCATTTTTACCAGAAGATAGATTGCAAAGACCATCAGTACGTTTTTCTCTAAGTAAATACAATACTAAAGACGAGATTGATTATGTAGTGGATACGCTTTGCGAGTTTGCGAAGTCTTAG
- a CDS encoding CCC motif membrane protein, translating into MEKERLNPALVYVLAIIGLLCCCIGGIGFVLAGAAFFIAQTQIKKATDNPEAYDLTSVKAMNTAKIVALVILIINILMLIRTIYVISTVGWDEMSEQMMKAIEEAQKAQGQ; encoded by the coding sequence ATGGAAAAAGAAAGATTGAATCCCGCATTAGTATATGTATTAGCAATAATAGGACTACTATGCTGCTGTATTGGTGGTATAGGTTTTGTACTCGCAGGAGCAGCATTTTTTATTGCTCAAACTCAAATTAAAAAAGCGACCGATAATCCAGAAGCTTATGATTTGACTTCAGTAAAAGCTATGAATACGGCTAAAATTGTAGCTCTTGTTATATTAATAATTAATATACTGATGTTAATCAGAACTATTTATGTAATATCTACTGTTGGTTGGGATGAAATGTCTGAGCAGATGATGAAAGCTATTGAAGAAGCACAAAAAGCACAAGGTCAATAA
- the rlmD gene encoding 23S rRNA (uracil(1939)-C(5))-methyltransferase RlmD, translating into MPKRERNKFVKRGQILELLIEDYAYGGKGIARIRNEHGEFVVFVPNTLPGQLVKAQVKKSSKTYAECKLFEVLKYSDDEVDMPYQTIPGAPYIKLPIEKQHAYKKQSTLELFKRIGKVADIEDKFDEFVTSPNTFHYRNKMEYGFSAIGYNHELKTDVDEFTLGFKKRGTWWCGDNLNDDSGLFDAEFESQLKDIRIYCDATGLAPWHAPQKVGFFRYFVVRKSYKTNKLLFNLVTTSYDLPKFDLDKFAKFLVELFGNRVAGLLHTINDEIGDRTIATSGSINLVYGKDKIVEELLDLNFEISMKSFFQTNPKSAEKLYKKVIDFALEKKEAIDNTVVMDLFCGTGTIGQILASRSKNTKIVGVDIVASAIEDAKKNAKRNGIEGLKFYAADVGKFLNEHPEYANKIRTIILDPARAGIAPKTLKKIINLNAERLVYVSCNPATQARDTEQLMQAGYTIKKFSLVDQFPHTAHIETVVLFEKA; encoded by the coding sequence ATGCCAAAAAGAGAACGGAATAAATTTGTAAAACGCGGACAAATCCTCGAACTTTTAATCGAAGATTATGCGTATGGCGGAAAAGGAATCGCGCGTATAAGAAACGAACATGGCGAGTTTGTAGTTTTTGTACCCAATACTTTACCTGGGCAACTAGTTAAAGCACAGGTAAAAAAATCAAGCAAGACTTATGCTGAGTGCAAGTTGTTTGAAGTTCTGAAATATTCTGATGATGAAGTAGATATGCCTTACCAGACAATTCCAGGTGCGCCATACATAAAATTACCTATCGAAAAACAACATGCCTACAAAAAGCAAAGCACATTAGAACTTTTTAAACGTATCGGAAAAGTTGCCGATATAGAAGATAAGTTTGATGAGTTTGTGACCTCACCAAATACCTTTCATTATAGAAATAAAATGGAATACGGCTTCTCTGCTATAGGTTACAATCATGAATTAAAAACTGATGTAGATGAGTTTACTCTGGGATTCAAAAAACGAGGTACTTGGTGGTGTGGCGATAATCTAAATGATGATTCTGGCTTGTTTGATGCAGAGTTTGAAAGTCAATTGAAGGATATACGTATATATTGTGATGCTACAGGTTTAGCGCCTTGGCATGCGCCTCAAAAAGTTGGCTTTTTTAGATATTTTGTAGTCCGCAAATCTTATAAGACAAATAAGTTGTTATTTAACTTAGTAACTACGTCTTATGATTTGCCAAAATTTGATTTAGATAAATTTGCCAAATTTTTAGTTGAACTTTTTGGAAATCGAGTTGCTGGTTTATTACATACCATCAATGATGAAATTGGAGATAGAACTATTGCGACATCTGGAAGTATTAATTTAGTGTATGGTAAAGACAAAATAGTTGAAGAACTATTAGATTTAAATTTTGAAATTAGTATGAAAAGCTTCTTTCAAACCAATCCAAAATCTGCCGAAAAGCTTTACAAAAAAGTTATCGACTTCGCTTTAGAAAAGAAAGAAGCTATTGATAATACAGTCGTAATGGATTTATTTTGTGGCACGGGAACGATTGGGCAAATTTTAGCATCACGAAGTAAAAACACTAAAATTGTTGGTGTAGATATTGTAGCATCAGCTATCGAAGATGCAAAGAAAAATGCTAAGCGTAACGGTATTGAAGGTCTTAAATTTTATGCTGCAGATGTTGGTAAATTTTTGAATGAGCACCCAGAATATGCAAACAAAATACGTACAATTATCTTAGATCCAGCACGTGCTGGTATTGCGCCTAAGACTCTTAAAAAAATAATAAACCTTAATGCAGAACGTTTGGTTTATGTATCTTGTAATCCTGCAACACAAGCAAGAGATACGGAGCAATTAATGCAAGCAGGTTATACGATTAAAAAGTTTAGTTTAGTAGATCAATTTCCACATACAGCACATATTGAAACTGTAGTTTTATTTGAAAAAGCCTAA
- the rocD gene encoding ornithine--oxo-acid transaminase, which yields MAVLDQLTSQQAIDLEDKYGAHNYHPLPVVLSKGEGVYVWDVEGKKYYDFLSAYSAVNQGHCHPKIVGAMTSQAQTLTLTSRAFYNDMLGKFEKFATETFNYDKLLPMNTGAEAVETALKICRKWAYEVKGINENEAQIIVCENNFHGRTTTIISFSNDPVARKNFGPYTDGFIKIEYDNLQALEDALSINSNVAGFLVEPIQGEAGVYVPSEGYLAAAKALCEKHNVLFIADEVQTGIARTGRLLATCGNCSCSDKHCSGTPEVKADILILGKALSGGAYPVSAVLANDNIMNVIRPGNHGSTFGGNPVAAAIGIAALEVIKDEELADNAEVLGQIFRNELSKYIDNSNIVNGVRGKGLLNAILINDTEESDTAWNICMKLRDNGLLAKPTHGNIIRFAPPLVMTEAQLLDCIGIIIKTLQEFEA from the coding sequence ATGGCTGTTTTAGACCAATTAACATCGCAACAAGCGATAGATTTAGAAGACAAGTACGGAGCACACAATTATCATCCGTTGCCTGTAGTATTAAGCAAAGGCGAAGGTGTTTATGTATGGGATGTCGAAGGAAAGAAGTATTACGATTTCCTTTCTGCATACTCTGCAGTAAACCAAGGACATTGTCACCCAAAAATTGTAGGCGCAATGACAAGTCAAGCGCAAACATTAACCTTAACCTCTCGAGCATTTTATAATGATATGCTCGGTAAGTTTGAAAAGTTTGCAACTGAAACTTTTAATTACGATAAGTTATTACCAATGAATACTGGTGCCGAAGCCGTTGAGACTGCTTTGAAAATTTGTCGCAAATGGGCTTATGAAGTCAAAGGCATTAATGAAAATGAAGCACAAATCATTGTCTGTGAAAATAATTTTCATGGACGTACAACTACGATTATTTCTTTTTCAAATGACCCAGTTGCTCGAAAGAATTTTGGACCGTATACAGATGGATTTATTAAAATTGAATATGACAATCTTCAAGCTTTAGAAGATGCTCTAAGTATCAATAGTAACGTTGCAGGTTTTTTAGTTGAGCCAATACAAGGTGAAGCTGGAGTTTATGTACCGAGTGAAGGTTATTTAGCTGCTGCAAAAGCTTTATGTGAAAAGCATAATGTATTGTTTATCGCTGACGAAGTACAAACTGGTATTGCACGTACAGGACGTTTGTTAGCAACTTGCGGAAATTGTTCGTGTTCGGATAAACATTGTTCAGGTACACCAGAGGTTAAAGCTGATATATTAATTTTAGGTAAAGCTTTATCTGGTGGAGCATATCCGGTTTCTGCAGTTTTGGCTAATGATAATATTATGAATGTCATTCGCCCTGGAAACCACGGAAGTACGTTTGGAGGTAATCCAGTTGCTGCTGCTATAGGTATTGCTGCTCTAGAAGTTATAAAAGATGAAGAATTAGCTGATAATGCTGAAGTATTAGGACAAATATTTCGAAATGAATTATCAAAATATATTGATAACAGCAATATTGTTAATGGTGTTAGAGGAAAAGGCTTACTAAATGCTATCTTAATCAACGACACAGAAGAGAGTGATACCGCTTGGAATATCTGTATGAAATTAAGAGATAATGGTCTACTTGCTAAACCTACACACGGAAATATCATTCGTTTTGCACCACCTTTAGTTATGACCGAAGCGCAATTACTAGACTGTATTGGTATTATTATTAAGACACTTCAAGAATTTGAAGCTTAG
- a CDS encoding DUF6452 family protein — translation MRFYKFSILFLAILFLGCERDDICAEGTPTTPRLLVDFFDATDTDIPKTAVRLSVYAVNLVTDENTGVISFPEVANETTLVFNSNTDAIELPLIIGNEGEEITTRYFFETDTNLRIDGDTSTNSNIDILEIKYTHDFIYVSRACGFKSIFNMLTATDNPGDDSIDWIQNTVLANTTETSITVENEEATHVQIFH, via the coding sequence ATGAGATTTTATAAATTTTCGATTTTATTTTTAGCCATTTTATTTTTAGGTTGTGAACGTGATGATATTTGCGCCGAAGGCACACCTACTACACCTAGACTTTTAGTTGATTTTTTTGATGCTACTGATACAGATATACCTAAAACAGCGGTTAGACTATCAGTCTATGCAGTAAATTTAGTTACTGACGAAAACACAGGTGTTATCTCTTTTCCTGAAGTAGCAAATGAAACTACTCTTGTATTCAATTCTAATACAGATGCTATAGAGCTACCTTTAATAATAGGCAATGAAGGTGAAGAAATTACAACACGCTATTTTTTTGAGACAGACACCAATCTAAGAATTGATGGAGACACATCAACTAATTCTAATATTGATATTTTAGAAATAAAATATACTCATGATTTTATTTATGTGTCAAGAGCTTGTGGTTTTAAAAGTATTTTTAATATGCTAACAGCTACAGATAATCCTGGTGACGATTCTATAGATTGGATTCAAAATACAGTTCTAGCCAATACAACTGAAACATCAATAACCGTTGAAAACGAAGAAGCAACACATGTACAAATATTTCATTAA
- a CDS encoding flagellar motor protein MotB, producing MKKSILLSIAAMLILTACVSKKDYLALQEKQKETQDLLNTATVKLNACLSDQAAANARLEGLKEQLADMRRSNEALIKSSQDLTELTSKGAENLEKSLESLKERDLKITRLQDALTRKDSVTLAIVTSLKKEVGINDPDIEVNVEKGVVFISIADKLLFKSGSYNVTDRANEVLGKVAKVINSKPNFEAMVESHTDNVSYSKPPLLDNWDLSVKRATSVVRVLESLGVNSQQLIAAGRSSYVPLVENDTAENRAKNRRTRIVVLPKIDQFYEMIEEEMKNLSAGN from the coding sequence ATGAAAAAATCAATTCTTCTAAGCATAGCCGCAATGCTAATTTTAACGGCATGTGTGTCTAAAAAAGATTATTTAGCATTACAAGAAAAACAAAAGGAAACTCAAGACTTATTAAATACAGCTACTGTAAAATTAAATGCATGTTTATCTGACCAAGCGGCTGCAAATGCACGTCTTGAAGGCTTAAAAGAGCAATTAGCAGATATGCGTCGTAGTAACGAAGCATTAATTAAAAGTTCACAAGATTTAACTGAATTGACTAGCAAAGGAGCTGAAAACCTTGAAAAGTCATTAGAGTCATTAAAAGAGCGTGATTTAAAAATTACACGTTTACAAGATGCTTTAACAAGAAAAGATAGTGTAACTCTAGCAATCGTTACAAGTTTGAAAAAAGAAGTTGGAATTAACGATCCTGACATTGAAGTAAACGTTGAAAAAGGTGTTGTCTTTATTTCTATAGCTGATAAATTATTATTTAAAAGCGGAAGCTACAACGTTACTGACAGAGCAAACGAAGTCTTAGGGAAAGTTGCTAAGGTTATTAATAGCAAGCCTAACTTTGAAGCTATGGTAGAGTCTCATACTGACAACGTATCTTACAGTAAGCCACCATTATTAGATAACTGGGACTTAAGTGTTAAACGTGCAACATCTGTAGTAAGAGTTTTAGAAAGTCTAGGTGTTAACTCTCAACAACTTATTGCTGCTGGTCGTAGTTCTTACGTACCGTTAGTAGAAAACGATACTGCTGAAAACAGAGCAAAAAACAGAAGAACTAGAATAGTTGTTTTACCTAAAATTGACCAATTCTATGAAATGATAGAAGAAGAAATGAAAAATCTTTCTGCAGGCAATTAA
- a CDS encoding glycosyltransferase family 2 protein yields the protein MKYTTKDIAVVILNWNGKALLERFLPSVISFSNEANVYVADNCSIDDSIDFLKSNYPEVSIIQNTENGGYAKGYNEALEHIKEPILCLLNSDIEVTKDWLVPIVETYNSVKEVAIIQPKILDQKQKTHFEYAGAAGGYIDKYGYPFCRGRIFNTIEEDKGQYDDIIEIFWASGACLFIKNKVFKSLDGFDETYFAHMEEIDLCWRAFNNNYKSLYVGRSTVYHVGGATLQSTSPQKTYLNFRNSLSTLVKNTDKNVFGRVIVRMILDGIAGIRFLTQLKPLHFVAILKAHGSFYVALPRLFKQRKKLNQRPNYSNRTSIVWDYFVKKR from the coding sequence ATGAAATATACAACAAAAGACATAGCCGTTGTAATCCTTAATTGGAATGGAAAAGCCTTATTGGAGCGGTTTTTACCTTCCGTAATTTCATTTTCAAACGAAGCAAATGTATACGTTGCTGATAATTGCTCTATTGACGATTCTATCGATTTTTTAAAATCAAATTATCCTGAAGTAAGTATTATTCAGAATACTGAGAATGGAGGTTATGCAAAAGGATATAATGAAGCATTAGAACATATCAAAGAGCCTATACTTTGTCTTTTGAATAGTGACATCGAAGTCACAAAAGATTGGTTGGTTCCCATCGTGGAAACATATAATTCAGTGAAAGAGGTTGCAATTATTCAGCCAAAAATATTAGACCAAAAGCAGAAGACACATTTTGAATATGCTGGTGCTGCTGGCGGTTATATTGATAAATATGGTTATCCTTTTTGTCGTGGTCGTATTTTTAATACCATCGAAGAAGATAAAGGACAATATGATGATATCATAGAAATTTTTTGGGCTTCAGGCGCTTGTTTATTTATAAAAAACAAGGTTTTTAAGTCACTTGACGGATTTGACGAGACCTATTTTGCTCACATGGAAGAGATAGACTTATGTTGGCGAGCTTTCAATAATAACTATAAGTCGTTATATGTCGGAAGATCTACAGTTTATCATGTTGGTGGTGCTACACTTCAAAGTACAAGTCCACAAAAAACGTATTTAAATTTTAGAAACAGTTTATCTACACTAGTAAAAAACACTGACAAGAATGTATTTGGACGAGTCATTGTAAGAATGATTTTAGACGGTATTGCAGGTATTCGGTTTTTGACTCAACTTAAGCCTCTGCATTTTGTAGCCATATTAAAAGCTCATGGAAGTTTTTATGTCGCTCTACCTCGATTATTTAAACAAAGAAAAAAGCTAAATCAACGTCCGAATTATAGTAATCGAACATCAATTGTTTGGGATTATTTCGTTAAAAAAAGGTAA
- a CDS encoding Smr/MutS family protein, with translation MMIKVGDTVETIDDAIKGVVVKVKGDMILIEVEDGFEFEFTSNELIKISTDTSVNLGSLSNQSIAEITREKEGSKKRKTPISNTKKRHRPTFVVDLHIHQLTDSTRGMTNFDMLNKQLDTARGQLEFAIKQRMPKMVFIHGVGEGVLRQELYTVLRRYNNITFYDADYKEYGLGATEVKIFQNIAP, from the coding sequence ATGATGATTAAGGTTGGTGATACTGTCGAAACTATTGATGATGCCATAAAAGGCGTTGTTGTAAAAGTTAAAGGCGACATGATTTTAATAGAAGTAGAAGATGGTTTTGAATTTGAATTTACTTCGAACGAATTGATAAAAATCAGCACCGATACCTCTGTAAATTTAGGCTCTCTTTCTAATCAATCCATCGCTGAAATCACAAGAGAAAAAGAAGGTTCCAAAAAACGAAAAACACCTATAAGTAATACAAAAAAGCGTCATAGGCCTACATTTGTAGTGGATTTGCACATACACCAACTGACAGATTCTACTCGTGGTATGACAAATTTTGATATGCTAAATAAGCAGTTAGATACTGCTCGTGGACAATTAGAATTTGCAATTAAACAACGTATGCCAAAAATGGTATTTATACATGGTGTTGGCGAAGGTGTACTGAGACAAGAGCTATATACAGTCTTAAGACGTTATAATAATATTACATTTTATGACGCAGATTATAAGGAATATGGCTTAGGTGCTACTGAAGTTAAAATATTTCAGAATATAGCACCTTAA
- the holA gene encoding DNA polymerase III subunit delta, with translation MEEAKQIVTAIQKGNIKPIYFLMGEEAYYIDKISNYIENSILDEAEKGFNQMVLYGRDISIDDIVSNAKRYPMMADRQVVIVKEAQDLSRTIEKLVDYVNNPQPTTVLVINYKYKKIDKRKGLYKALNKIEAVFESKKLYDNQVPDWIRRVLAGQGYTITPKASQMLVEFLGTDLSKIENELNKLKIVLPKESQITPEAIEENIGISKDYNNFELRKAVGERNMTKAFKIVKYFGDNPKDNPMVVTVSLLFNFFSQLLQYHGLNDKSPRSVASALKINPYFVNEYTSAARNYPMKNVSRAVALLRQFDVKGKGVGANATPQGDLLKELLVKIFG, from the coding sequence TTGGAAGAAGCAAAGCAAATAGTCACTGCCATACAAAAAGGTAATATAAAACCTATCTATTTTTTAATGGGTGAAGAGGCTTATTATATTGATAAGATTTCTAACTACATAGAAAATAGTATTTTGGATGAAGCTGAAAAAGGGTTTAACCAAATGGTGCTTTATGGACGCGACATTTCAATTGATGATATTGTAAGTAATGCTAAGCGTTATCCAATGATGGCGGATCGCCAAGTTGTTATTGTAAAAGAAGCTCAAGACTTAAGCCGTACTATCGAAAAGCTTGTTGATTACGTCAATAATCCACAACCCACTACAGTGCTTGTTATTAATTACAAATACAAAAAGATTGATAAGCGCAAAGGATTATACAAAGCATTAAATAAAATTGAAGCGGTTTTTGAAAGTAAAAAATTGTACGACAATCAAGTGCCTGATTGGATTCGTCGCGTTTTAGCTGGTCAAGGTTATACGATAACACCAAAGGCATCACAGATGCTCGTTGAATTTTTGGGAACAGACCTGTCCAAGATTGAAAACGAACTCAATAAGTTAAAAATAGTATTACCAAAAGAATCTCAAATTACACCTGAGGCTATTGAGGAAAATATTGGTATCAGTAAAGATTACAATAATTTTGAATTGCGTAAGGCTGTTGGCGAACGAAATATGACTAAAGCCTTTAAAATAGTAAAGTACTTTGGGGATAACCCAAAGGATAATCCTATGGTAGTAACAGTTTCGTTATTATTTAATTTCTTTTCTCAACTTTTGCAATACCATGGGTTGAATGATAAATCGCCTAGAAGTGTAGCGTCTGCATTAAAAATCAATCCTTATTTTGTAAATGAATATACTAGTGCTGCTCGTAATTATCCAATGAAAAATGTCAGTAGAGCAGTAGCTTTACTGCGTCAGTTTGATGTTAAAGGTAAAGGTGTAGGTGCCAATGCAACACCGCAAGGCGATTTACTTAAAGAATTATTGGTAAAGATTTTTGGTTAA
- a CDS encoding DUF6048 family protein gives MYKYFIKSLVILLLCSSTVFAQEEEQETTSDTIVYKQKYGLRLGADISKLARSFFDDDYQGFEINGDYRLTQRLYIAGELGNEERTLSNEALNVTSKGSYFKAGVDYNLYQNWLDMENMIYSGFRIGASTFSQTLNSGTIYDVNNQYFGNQQPITAPQDFDGLSAIWGEIILGIKAEVLNNLFMGLNLQLKFLVSENSPDNFENLYIPGFNRTYDSGIIGAGFGYDISYLIPIYKKAKPAKKVEEKEEIKEN, from the coding sequence ATGTACAAATATTTCATTAAGAGTTTAGTTATTTTATTGTTATGTTCTTCGACTGTATTTGCTCAAGAAGAAGAACAAGAGACCACATCAGACACCATTGTTTACAAACAAAAATATGGTCTTAGGCTTGGTGCAGATATTTCGAAATTGGCACGCTCATTTTTTGATGATGATTATCAAGGATTTGAAATAAATGGTGATTATCGTCTGACACAACGCCTATATATTGCTGGGGAATTAGGTAACGAAGAACGTACTCTAAGTAATGAAGCTCTAAATGTAACATCAAAAGGAAGCTATTTTAAAGCCGGCGTAGACTACAATTTATATCAAAACTGGCTGGATATGGAAAACATGATTTATTCAGGTTTTAGGATTGGCGCAAGTACGTTTAGTCAAACTTTGAATAGTGGTACTATTTACGACGTAAATAATCAATACTTTGGAAACCAACAACCTATTACTGCTCCTCAGGATTTTGATGGGCTTTCCGCTATTTGGGGTGAAATTATTTTAGGTATCAAAGCCGAAGTGCTAAATAATCTTTTTATGGGGTTGAACCTACAATTAAAGTTCTTGGTCTCAGAAAACAGTCCTGATAACTTTGAAAACCTTTATATTCCCGGATTTAACCGTACTTACGATAGTGGTATTATTGGCGCAGGATTTGGATATGATATTTCTTATTTGATTCCAATTTATAAAAAAGCGAAACCTGCTAAGAAAGTAGAAGAAAAAGAAGAAATCAAAGAAAACTAG
- a CDS encoding type I restriction enzyme HsdR N-terminal domain-containing protein, translating into MQDLNFPKFDYRFKSTENKVSIFDIIRKKFVVLQPEEWVRQHCVHYLISNKNYPKSLINVEKELTINGLKKRYDIVIFNPDGSVFLMIECKAPKITINQTTFDQIARYNLKLNATFLMVTNGINHYYCQMDMEKEQYTFLQDIPDYTK; encoded by the coding sequence GTGCAAGACCTTAATTTTCCAAAGTTCGACTACCGTTTCAAAAGTACAGAAAATAAAGTTTCTATTTTTGATATCATCCGCAAAAAATTTGTCGTTTTACAGCCTGAAGAATGGGTACGTCAACATTGCGTACATTACCTCATTTCTAATAAAAATTATCCGAAATCTCTAATTAATGTCGAAAAAGAGCTTACTATCAACGGTTTAAAAAAGCGTTATGATATTGTAATTTTTAATCCTGACGGCTCAGTCTTTTTAATGATTGAATGCAAAGCACCAAAAATTACAATCAATCAAACAACATTTGACCAAATCGCACGCTATAACTTAAAGTTAAACGCCACATTTTTGATGGTTACTAACGGAATTAATCATTATTATTGTCAGATGGACATGGAAAAAGAGCAATATACTTTCTTACAAGATATTCCGGATTATACGAAATGA